The following are from one region of the Aspergillus luchuensis IFO 4308 DNA, chromosome 4, nearly complete sequence genome:
- a CDS encoding uncharacterized protein (COG:I;~EggNog:ENOG410PG69;~InterPro:IPR023606,IPR025496,IPR003673;~PFAM:PF02515,PF14330;~go_function: GO:0008410 - CoA-transferase activity [Evidence IEA]) gives MRSDSFDLTPLAPRERCTPLSVAAHTLYEKTRPDRLPGPGGVLCLDHASYEQLTEKTVRVRGAEFCPTPVYQVKLEGVEKLGYRTIFIGGIRDPILIGQIDSFLADVRAYTRNLFPQLDQSPQCQLIFHFYGRDGVMGPIEPAAVAGHELGILGEVVAPSQELSYTIANNARASILHMPYKNQVATTGNFASPLSPHETNAGPVFRFNVYHLVDLKPGEETNLFPVELRTIDSAPTAPKPVCPGLTDGDWERLAAEPLEPLASKPIPNRTCQMLDIAKIIRSKNSGPFELTFDIMFDTKEAYERVKNANVLTNSRIMSLYRLQEEDIITNMFFEPALAWKCTIRRPWEQGTVGERDTLGTQQHGPLLTITVPGDEEAPFADRSHFSARDSVNYLWNTLGLPAGVPNDRLQLPGQGLGLPSSFKVAHLAQASIGLSALLAAQIYALRSGSAVPAVSVPLQHAAIEFKSERLYTLDGKPAPSPWGPIGGLHKTADGYVRVHDSFPNHRNGAKALVGCPPDADRAQLASRLVSWRSVDVEAAAFDAKLVISALRSYSEWDVLPQARAVSDFPITLRKLCDGPVGLPATMTSTRPDKCLRGLRVLELSRVIAAPLSGKTLAAHGADVLWVTSPNLPDLPTMDRDFGRGKRTIQLDLTTEADQAELDRLLVDAHVFTQGFRPGGLAQRGYSPAALAQRFQNRNIICANMSAYGPEGPWANRRGFDSLVQTCSGMNVSEAEHFGAGEAARPTPCQALDHAGGYFLAAGIQAALYKQATVGGSWQVDVSLAGVMKYLRSLGQFDGRSGFETADYQCTNDVPPQFLETRETAFGPMVAVRHSAAIDGVAVGWDFMPKPLGSDEKMWI, from the coding sequence TCGTGGCGCTGAATTCTGCCCGACTCCGGTTTATCAGGTCAAGCTGGAAGGAGTCGAAAAACTCGGATACCGGACAATCTTTATTGGAGGGATTCGAGACCCGATTTTGATCGGTCAAATCGATTCTTTTCTGGCCGACGTGCGCGCGTATACTCGGAACCTGTTCCCCCAGCTCGATCAGTCGCCGCAGTGCCAGCTGATCTTTCACTTCTATGGCCGTGATGGCGTGATGGGACCTATCGAGCCCGCGGCGGTCGCGGGCCATGAATTGGGTATCTTGGGCGAAGTGGTGGCCCCGTCCCAGGAACTTTCCTacaccatcgccaacaaTGCCCGTGCCTCTATCCTTCACATGCCCTACAAGAACCAGGTTGCGACCACAGGAAACTTTGCTTCCCCTCTCTCGCCACATGAAACCAATGCTGGCCCCGTGTTTCGCTTCAATGTCTATCACCTGGTCGACTTGAAGCCGGGCGAAGAGACGAACCTGTTCCCCGTGGAGCTGAGGACTATTGACAGTGCCCCGACTGCCCCAAAACCCGTGTGCCCCGGTCTGACCGACGGTGACTGGGAAAGACTCGCGGCCGAGCCATTGGAGCCCTTAGCCTCCAAACCCATCCCCAACCGTACCTGCCAGATGCTGGACATCGCCAAAATTATCCGTTCCAAGAACTCCGGACCGTTCGAGTTGACATTCGACATCATGTTTGACACCAAAGAGGCGTATGAACGGGTCAAAAACGCAAACGTCTTGACGAATAGCCGGATCATGAGTTTGTAtcgcctccaagaagaagacattaTTACCAACATGTTCTTCGAGCCTGCTCTCGCCTGGAAATGTACCATTCGCCGCCCCTGGGAGCAGGGAACCGTAGGGGAGAGAGACACCCTGGGAACGCAGCAACATGGGCCCTTGCTGACCATCACCGTTCCTGGGGACGAGGAGGCACCCTTTGCAGACCGCTCTCATTTTTCGGCCAGGGATAGTGTCAACTACCTATGGAACACTCTCGGCCTCCCAGCGGGTGTCCCAAACGACCGGCTTCAGCTGCCCGGACAAGGTCTAGGCCTTCCCTCATCCTTCAAAGTTGCCCACCTCGCTCAGGCCTCTATTGGGCTCTCCGCCCTACTTGCCGCCCAGATATACGCCCTTCGCAGCGGCTCCGCCGTCCCCGCAGTCTCAGTTCCCCTGCAACATGCGGCTATCGAGTTCAAATCTGAGCGCCTGTACACCCTAGACGGCAAGCCGGCACCGTCGCCCTGGGGCCCCATCGGAGGACTCCACAAAACAGCTGATGGCTACGTTCGCGTGCACGACTCGTTCCCCAACCACCGGAATGGCGCAAAAGCCCTGGTTGGATGCCCCCCAGATGCTGACCGGGCGCAACTCGCATCGCGGCTTGTAAGTTGGCGTTCGGTTGATGTGGAGGCGGCCGCCTTCGACGCAAAGCTGGTCATCTCCGCTCTGCGCAGCTACTCGGAATGGGACGTGCTCCCGCAAGCCCGTGCCGTCAGCGACTTTCCAATTACCCTACGGAAGCTGTGTGATGGACCAGTCGGGCTCCCCGCGACCATGACCTCTACGAGGCCGGACAAGTGTCTGAGGGGCCTCCGCGTACTGGAGCTCTCGCGTGTCATCGCTGCCCCGCTATCTGGCAAGACGTTGGCGGCGCACGGCGCTGACGTTCTCTGGGTCACCAGCCCCAACCTCCCCGATCTTCCGACAATGGACCGGGACTTTGGCCGTGGGAAGCGCACCATCCAGCTAGATCTGACCACTGAGGCGGATCAGGCGGAGCTCGACCGGCTGCTGGTCGACGCCCATGTGTTCACTCAAGGCTTTCGGCCCGGCGGCCTCGCGCAGCGAGGCTACTCCCCCGCGGCCCTTGCCCAACGCTTCCAAAACCGCaacatcatctgcgccaATATGTCCGCCTACGGACCTGAGGGCCCTTGGGCCAACAGGCGTGGCTTTGATTCCCTCGTCCAGACCTGTTCCGGCATGAATGTCTCCGAAGCGGAGCACTTCGGCGCCGGCGAGGCCGCCCGACCCACCCCCTGCCAGGCTCTTGATCACGCTGGTGGCTACTTCCTTGCCGCCGGTATCCAGGCGGCCTTGTACAAGCAAGCTACCGTGGGCGGCTCTTGGCAAGTCGATGTTTCCCTGGCCGGTGTCATGAAGTACCTGCGCTCGCTCGGCCAGTTCGACGGCCGCTCTGGCTTTGAGACCGCAGACTACCAATGCACCAACGATGTTCCTCCACAGTTTCTCGAGACACGCGAGACCGCATTCGGCCCCATGGTGGCTGTACGCCATTCTGCGGCTATTGATGGTGTCGCCGTAGGCTGGGACTTCATGCCGAAGCCGTTGGGCTCGGATGAGAAGATGTGGATCTGA
- a CDS encoding uncharacterized protein (COG:S;~EggNog:ENOG410PYWD;~InterPro:IPR002733;~SECRETED:SignalP(1-20)), which yields MLLQLLLITMLLNPFRPCEGSPTFQEEYRSGSFVPEVIETSLGRRIVAPDTPYVAAAGRNALYFIDTRFDPETAQHIKLQIEKASVPQPDEYIAIDEIEATAEIKNSVTGETTFVFDPVYARLLFARGINRHNPDIQLPEYEPAGDWLVVYDLDDIVNRKGVRKG from the coding sequence AtgctcctccaactcctcctgaTAACCATGCTTCTAAACCCATTTCGACCATGTGAGGGCTCTCCGACTTTCCAAGAGGAATACCGGAGTGGTAGCTTTGTACCAGAAGTGATTGAAACCTCTCTGGGCCGTCGAATTGTGGCGCCAGATACTCCTTACGTGGCTGCAGCCGGTCGTAACGCCTTATACTTCATCGACACCCGGTTTGACCCTGAGACGGCGCAGCATATTAAACTCCAAATTGAAAAGGCCTCCGTGCCGCAACCGGACGAATACATTGCTATTGACGAGATTGAGGCCACGGCCGAAATCAAGAACAGCGTGACCGGGGAAACAACCTTCGTGTTTGATCCTGTATATGCTCGGCTGCTGTTCGCTAGGGGCATTAATCGACATAATCCGGATATCCAATTGCCGGAGTATGAGCCGGCTGGtgattggttggtggtaTATGACTTGGATGATATTGTGAACAGGAAGGGTGTGAGGAAGGGTTGA